The Klebsiella sp. RHBSTW-00484 genome includes a window with the following:
- the pheS gene encoding phenylalanine--tRNA ligase subunit alpha — MSHLAELVASAKAAINEASDVAALDNVRVEYLGKKGQLTLQMTTLRELPAEERPAAGAVINEAKEQVQQALNARKADLEGAALNARLAAETIDVSLPGRRIENGGLHPVTRTIDRIESFFGELGFTVATGPEIEDDYHNFDALNIPGHHPARADHDTFWFDATRLLRTQTSGVQIRTMANQQPPIRIIAPGRVYRNDYDQTHTPMFHQMEGLIVDTNISFTNLKGTLHDFLRNFFEEDLQIRFRPSYFPFTEPSAEVDVMGKNGKWLEVLGCGMVHPNVLRNVGIDPEIYSGFAFGMGMERLTMLRYGVTDLRAFFENDLRFLKQFK, encoded by the coding sequence ATGTCACATCTCGCAGAGCTGGTTGCCAGTGCGAAGGCAGCCATTAACGAGGCATCAGATGTTGCTGCGCTGGACAACGTCCGCGTGGAATATTTGGGTAAGAAAGGGCAATTGACCCTTCAGATGACGACCCTGCGTGAGCTGCCTGCTGAAGAGCGCCCGGCAGCCGGTGCGGTTATCAACGAAGCCAAAGAGCAGGTCCAGCAGGCGCTTAACGCGCGTAAAGCTGACCTCGAAGGCGCTGCGCTTAACGCGCGTCTGGCCGCGGAGACAATTGATGTCTCTCTGCCGGGGCGTCGTATCGAGAACGGTGGTCTGCACCCGGTTACCCGTACCATCGACCGTATTGAAAGTTTCTTCGGTGAGCTCGGCTTTACCGTCGCGACCGGCCCGGAAATCGAAGATGACTACCATAACTTCGATGCGCTGAATATTCCTGGCCACCATCCGGCGCGCGCTGACCATGACACTTTCTGGTTTGATGCCACGCGCCTCCTGCGCACTCAAACTTCAGGCGTGCAGATTCGCACCATGGCGAATCAGCAGCCGCCAATCCGCATCATTGCGCCGGGGCGCGTATATCGTAACGACTACGATCAGACTCACACCCCAATGTTCCACCAGATGGAAGGCCTGATTGTTGACACTAACATCAGCTTCACCAACCTGAAGGGAACGCTCCACGATTTCCTGCGTAACTTCTTTGAAGAAGATTTGCAGATTCGTTTTCGTCCGTCCTACTTCCCGTTCACAGAGCCTTCTGCTGAAGTTGACGTCATGGGGAAAAATGGCAAATGGTTGGAAGTGCTCGGCTGCGGCATGGTGCACCCGAACGTACTGCGCAACGTTGGCATTGATCCGGAAATCTATTCCGGCTTTGCCTTCGGTATGGGTATGGAGCGTCTGACTATGCTGCGCTACGGCGTAACCGACTTACGCGCATTCTTCGAAAACGATCTGCGTTTCCTCAAACAGTTTAAATAA
- the pheT gene encoding phenylalanine--tRNA ligase subunit beta, protein MKFSELWLREWVNPAVDSEALSDQITMAGLEVDGVEPVAGSFNGVVVGEVVECAQHPNADKLRVTKINVGGERLLDIVCGAPNCRQGLKVAVATIGAVLPGDFKIKAAKLRGEPSEGMLCSFSELGISDDHSGIIELPADAPLGTDIREYLKLDDNTIEISVTPNRADCLGIIGVARDVAVLNKAPLNAPEITPVAATVDDVLPIQVDAPDACPRYLGRVVKGINVKAPTPLWMKEKLRRCGIRSIDAVVDVTNYVLLELGQPMHAFDKDRIEGGIVVRMAHEGETLVLLDGSEAKLDTDTLVIADHQKALAMGGIFGGEHSGVNDETQNVLLECAFFSPLSITGRARRHGLHTDASHRYERGVDSALQYKAIERATRLLMDICGGDAGPIIDVTNEATLPKPATIMLRRSKLDRLIGHHVDDAQVSDILRRLGCEVTEGQDEWKAVAPSWRFDMEIEEDLVEEVARVYGYNNIPDEPVQAGLIMGTHREADLSLKRVKMLLNDKGYQEVITYSFVDPKVQQLIHAGEEALILPSPISSEMSAMRLSLWTGLLSTVVYNQNRQQSRVRIFESGLRFVPDTQAPLGIRQDVMLAGVICGNRYEEHWNQAKESVDFYDLKGDLESVLDLTGKLSDIEFRIEANTALHPGQSAAIYLKGERIGFIGVVHPELERKLDLNGRTLVFELEWNKLADRVVPQAREISRFPANRRDIAVVVAENVPAADVLAECKKVGVNQVVGVNLFDVYRGKGVSEGFKSLAISLILQDTSRTLEEEEIAATVAKCVEALKERFQASLRD, encoded by the coding sequence ATGAAATTCAGTGAACTGTGGTTACGCGAGTGGGTTAACCCGGCCGTCGACAGCGAAGCGCTGTCGGACCAGATAACCATGGCAGGCCTCGAAGTTGACGGTGTTGAGCCGGTCGCGGGAAGCTTCAACGGCGTTGTCGTGGGTGAAGTGGTTGAATGCGCTCAGCACCCTAATGCTGACAAACTGCGCGTAACGAAAATCAACGTTGGCGGCGAACGTCTGCTGGACATCGTCTGCGGCGCGCCGAACTGTCGTCAGGGTCTGAAGGTTGCGGTTGCAACCATCGGTGCCGTACTGCCGGGTGATTTTAAAATTAAAGCGGCGAAACTGCGCGGCGAGCCTTCTGAAGGTATGCTGTGTTCTTTCTCCGAGCTGGGTATTTCCGACGATCATAGCGGCATTATCGAATTGCCTGCTGATGCGCCGCTGGGTACCGACATCCGTGAATATCTGAAGCTGGACGATAACACCATTGAAATCAGCGTCACGCCGAACCGTGCCGACTGCCTGGGTATTATTGGTGTTGCTCGCGATGTGGCCGTGCTCAACAAAGCTCCGCTGAATGCTCCGGAAATCACTCCGGTTGCGGCGACTGTTGATGATGTTTTGCCCATTCAGGTTGATGCGCCGGATGCATGCCCGCGCTATCTGGGCCGCGTAGTGAAAGGCATCAATGTTAAAGCACCGACTCCGCTGTGGATGAAGGAAAAGCTGCGCCGCTGCGGTATTCGCTCTATCGATGCTGTGGTTGACGTGACCAACTATGTGCTGCTTGAACTGGGTCAGCCGATGCACGCTTTCGACAAAGACCGCATTGAAGGCGGGATTGTCGTGCGTATGGCGCATGAGGGTGAAACTCTGGTGTTGCTGGATGGCTCAGAAGCTAAGCTGGATACCGATACTCTGGTTATTGCTGACCATCAGAAAGCGCTGGCAATGGGCGGCATTTTCGGTGGTGAACACTCTGGCGTGAATGACGAAACGCAAAATGTTTTGCTGGAGTGTGCCTTCTTCAGCCCGCTCTCTATTACCGGTCGCGCGCGTCGCCATGGCCTGCATACCGATGCATCTCACCGCTATGAGCGTGGCGTGGATTCTGCGCTGCAGTATAAGGCAATAGAACGTGCGACCCGCCTGCTGATGGATATCTGCGGTGGTGACGCGGGTCCGATCATTGATGTTACCAATGAAGCGACGCTGCCGAAACCTGCCACTATTATGCTTCGTCGCAGCAAACTGGATCGTCTGATTGGCCATCACGTTGATGATGCGCAGGTGAGCGATATTCTGCGTCGTCTGGGCTGCGAAGTGACCGAAGGTCAGGACGAGTGGAAAGCTGTTGCACCGAGCTGGCGTTTCGACATGGAGATCGAAGAGGACCTGGTCGAGGAGGTCGCTCGCGTTTATGGCTATAACAATATTCCTGATGAGCCGGTCCAGGCAGGCCTGATCATGGGCACGCACCGCGAGGCGGATCTGTCGCTTAAGCGCGTGAAAATGTTGCTCAATGACAAGGGCTACCAGGAAGTCATTACCTATAGCTTCGTCGACCCAAAAGTGCAGCAATTGATTCACGCTGGTGAAGAGGCGCTGATTCTGCCGAGCCCGATCTCCAGTGAAATGTCGGCGATGCGCCTGTCATTGTGGACTGGCCTTCTGAGTACGGTGGTGTACAACCAAAACCGTCAACAGAGCCGTGTACGCATCTTTGAGAGCGGTTTACGTTTTGTACCTGATACTCAGGCTCCGTTGGGGATTCGTCAGGACGTAATGCTGGCAGGTGTTATTTGCGGCAACCGCTATGAAGAGCACTGGAACCAGGCAAAAGAAAGCGTCGACTTCTATGATTTAAAAGGCGACCTTGAGTCAGTTCTTGACCTGACCGGTAAATTATCCGACATCGAATTCCGTATCGAAGCCAATACTGCGCTTCATCCGGGGCAGTCCGCAGCGATTTATCTGAAAGGTGAACGTATTGGTTTCATTGGGGTTGTTCACCCGGAGCTGGAACGTAAACTGGATCTGAACGGTCGCACTTTGGTCTTCGAACTGGAGTGGAACAAGCTCGCAGACCGCGTGGTGCCTCAGGCGCGCGAAATTTCTCGCTTCCCGGCTAACCGTCGTGATATCGCTGTTGTTGTTGCGGAAAACGTACCAGCAGCCGATGTTTTAGCCGAATGTAAGAAAGTTGGCGTAAATCAGGTAGTTGGCGTAAACTTATTTGACGTGTACCGCGGTAAAGGCGTGTCGGAAGGCTTTAAGAGCCTTGCGATTAGTCTAATCCTTCAGGATACCAGCCGTACACTCGAAGAAGAGGAGATTGCCGCTACCGTCGCCAAATGTGTAGAGGCATTGAAAGAGCGATTCCAGGCATCATTGAGGGATTGA
- the ihfA gene encoding integration host factor subunit alpha, with the protein MALTKAEMSEYLFDKLGLSKRDAKELVELFFEEVRRALENGEQVKLSGFGNFDLRDKNQRPGRNPKTGEDIPITARRVVTFRPGQKLKSRVENASPRDK; encoded by the coding sequence ATGGCGCTTACAAAAGCTGAAATGTCAGAATATCTGTTTGATAAGCTTGGGCTTAGCAAGCGGGATGCCAAAGAGCTGGTAGAGTTGTTTTTCGAAGAGGTTCGCCGTGCTCTGGAAAACGGAGAGCAGGTAAAACTCTCCGGGTTTGGCAACTTCGATTTGCGTGATAAGAACCAACGCCCGGGCCGTAACCCGAAAACGGGTGAAGATATTCCTATTACAGCCCGGCGAGTGGTGACTTTCAGACCCGGTCAGAAACTTAAAAGCCGTGTCGAAAATGCGTCACCCAGAGACAAATAA
- a CDS encoding zinc-dependent alcohol dehydrogenase produces MLQQVMTKPKHIEFRKIAMPKAQKGQLLVKVMNIGICGSDIHVYHGQHPFTTYPVTQGHEVSAQIMALGEGVSGFEVGAKVTIQPQIVCGECYPCRHGKYNLCEELKVMGFQSTGTASEYFVVDAGKVTLLPEEMSYEEGAMIEPLAVAVHAIRQAGDIRGKKIAVIGAGPIGNLVAQTAFGMGAAAVMLTDISDLRLEKAKECGIVDVVNTKNNDFGESMLQIFGPDKADVIYECAGTNITIGQAIKHARKGSTIILVAVFSGPAQVDLAILNDHELDLNTSMMYRNEDYVEAIRLVNEGKVKLNPLISKKFAFRDYGEAYQYIDSNRETTMKVIIDVQE; encoded by the coding sequence ATGCTACAGCAAGTCATGACTAAGCCTAAACATATTGAATTTAGAAAGATCGCCATGCCAAAAGCCCAAAAAGGACAACTCCTTGTTAAAGTTATGAATATTGGTATCTGTGGCTCAGATATTCACGTTTATCACGGACAGCACCCTTTCACGACATATCCGGTGACTCAAGGACATGAAGTCTCTGCACAAATTATGGCGCTGGGCGAAGGTGTATCCGGGTTTGAGGTTGGCGCAAAAGTCACGATTCAGCCACAAATCGTTTGCGGTGAATGCTATCCATGCCGACACGGGAAATATAACCTCTGTGAAGAACTTAAAGTGATGGGATTTCAGTCAACCGGAACCGCCTCTGAGTACTTTGTCGTAGACGCGGGGAAAGTCACGCTGCTGCCAGAGGAGATGAGTTACGAAGAAGGTGCCATGATTGAACCGCTGGCTGTGGCGGTCCATGCCATCCGGCAGGCTGGAGATATACGCGGTAAAAAGATTGCAGTTATTGGAGCCGGTCCTATTGGTAATCTGGTTGCACAGACGGCGTTTGGCATGGGCGCAGCAGCCGTTATGCTCACCGACATTAGCGACCTACGGCTTGAAAAAGCCAAAGAATGCGGAATTGTTGACGTCGTTAACACCAAAAACAACGACTTTGGTGAATCGATGCTGCAGATATTTGGGCCAGACAAGGCCGATGTCATCTACGAGTGTGCAGGCACCAATATCACCATAGGACAGGCAATAAAACACGCCAGGAAAGGTAGTACAATCATTCTTGTTGCGGTGTTTTCTGGCCCCGCACAGGTCGATTTGGCAATTCTGAATGACCATGAACTGGACCTGAATACATCAATGATGTACCGGAATGAGGATTATGTAGAAGCTATTCGTCTGGTTAACGAAGGTAAAGTAAAACTAAACCCATTGATATCCAAAAAATTTGCTTTTAGAGATTACGGGGAAGCTTATCAATACATTGACAGCAACCGTGAAACGACAATGAAAGTCATCATTGATGTTCAGGAATAA
- a CDS encoding helix-turn-helix transcriptional regulator, producing MLTMWNTDHFFEKIDTTLGVDYMLRAREGVPDEGVYIQPHMHLEHEVMWFHKAQGSYSLGNEKFAIKNNTLVYVSPLMLHDMELNFTADHERFLLQYDNAILSKLKYPFPMIGSQVGVVIQLNEREAERLQFIFKWFAEIHEAPHSVQDVNPVMILLLNTVLSHASHAELVSAETENGTSFENIINFIIEMETKTSFNITLDEASASVGLSPSHFSRTFKKIMQVSFKEYLVRKKIAMSASLLTNTELNITEIAYQCEFTDSAYYCFQFKKIVGVTPKRFRINSRTSRQLSTNYDALS from the coding sequence ATGCTCACCATGTGGAATACAGATCACTTTTTTGAAAAAATAGACACCACGCTAGGCGTGGATTACATGCTTCGTGCGCGAGAGGGGGTACCGGACGAAGGGGTGTATATACAACCCCATATGCATCTTGAACATGAGGTTATGTGGTTCCACAAAGCTCAGGGTAGTTACAGCCTTGGTAATGAAAAATTTGCCATTAAAAATAATACGTTAGTTTACGTTAGTCCACTGATGCTGCATGATATGGAACTGAATTTTACTGCCGATCATGAGCGTTTTTTATTACAGTACGATAATGCCATACTAAGTAAATTAAAGTATCCTTTCCCAATGATAGGATCGCAGGTTGGCGTTGTGATACAGCTTAATGAGCGGGAAGCTGAACGATTACAGTTTATTTTTAAATGGTTTGCTGAGATACACGAAGCGCCTCATTCAGTTCAAGACGTCAACCCGGTGATGATTCTGCTATTAAATACAGTGCTTAGCCACGCTTCTCATGCAGAGCTTGTGTCGGCAGAAACTGAAAATGGCACATCTTTCGAAAATATTATCAATTTTATCATCGAAATGGAGACCAAAACGTCCTTCAACATTACATTGGACGAAGCATCGGCGTCCGTTGGTCTGTCGCCTAGCCATTTCTCAAGAACGTTCAAAAAGATTATGCAGGTTAGTTTTAAAGAGTATCTGGTAAGGAAGAAAATTGCTATGTCTGCCAGTCTCTTAACAAATACTGAGTTAAATATTACGGAGATAGCATATCAATGTGAATTTACGGATAGCGCTTACTATTGCTTCCAGTTTAAGAAAATTGTTGGTGTGACGCCCAAGAGATTCAGGATTAACAGTCGAACTTCGAGGCAACTATCAACAAACTATGATGCACTAAGCTGA
- a CDS encoding glycoside-pentoside-hexuronide (GPH):cation symporter, giving the protein MNKIGFKEKVGYGLGDGASNIIWQTIMLFMAYFYTDVYGLSAFHMGTMFLLVRVFDAFADVYVGYLADHTRTKFGQFRPYLLWFSLPFGIFGALTFYTPDLGEIGKIIYAYISYTILSLFYSLVNIPYCAMINNISNDAKERVSMQSYRFAFAALGGIIVSSVALSLTKVLGDGNLQKGYFYGMVLMGGLSTILFLLCFAMTKERYIKEVDQNQKFSGIYKELNILIKDVNWRCIFSLNVVNLIAAILKTGGAIYFVNYYLLRPDLVSIVLSTILGVKFIGSMFTSILYGKFERLAAYKVTIIMQAFIMAMLFFIPANYVIVACVMIAAVHFLDASASPLQWSLLSDIIYNLEKKAGKSLSGLVFSTNIFAIKIGIAVGGAIIGWLLTLGGYVGNAPVQTDSAILVVRLLFTIIPAVMVLSLMLILKKYRNTDANNNTVAMPSTENEQVSH; this is encoded by the coding sequence ATGAATAAAATAGGATTTAAAGAAAAAGTCGGCTATGGATTGGGTGATGGAGCATCGAATATCATCTGGCAAACTATCATGTTGTTTATGGCCTATTTCTATACAGATGTATATGGACTGAGCGCGTTTCATATGGGAACGATGTTTCTCCTTGTTCGGGTTTTCGATGCGTTTGCTGATGTTTATGTCGGCTATTTAGCTGACCATACGCGAACGAAATTCGGTCAGTTCAGGCCGTACCTGCTGTGGTTTTCATTGCCTTTCGGAATTTTTGGCGCCTTGACATTTTACACGCCGGATCTTGGTGAGATCGGTAAAATTATTTATGCCTATATATCATATACCATATTGTCTCTTTTTTATTCGCTAGTGAATATCCCTTACTGCGCGATGATTAATAACATCTCCAATGATGCGAAAGAACGTGTGTCTATGCAGTCGTATCGATTCGCCTTTGCGGCCCTTGGCGGGATTATCGTCTCCTCCGTTGCGTTATCACTGACCAAGGTGCTGGGTGATGGTAATCTGCAGAAAGGCTACTTTTATGGCATGGTACTCATGGGCGGTTTGAGCACTATTCTGTTCCTCCTGTGCTTTGCTATGACGAAGGAGCGCTACATTAAGGAAGTTGATCAAAACCAGAAATTTAGCGGAATTTATAAAGAATTGAATATTCTGATTAAAGACGTGAACTGGCGTTGTATCTTTAGCCTTAACGTCGTTAACCTAATTGCCGCAATTCTTAAAACCGGTGGCGCAATATATTTTGTGAATTACTATTTACTGCGTCCGGACTTGGTCAGTATTGTGTTATCAACAATCTTAGGCGTAAAATTTATTGGCTCCATGTTTACCTCCATTCTGTATGGTAAATTTGAACGGCTAGCGGCCTACAAGGTAACAATCATAATGCAGGCCTTTATTATGGCTATGCTTTTCTTTATCCCCGCTAATTATGTCATCGTGGCCTGCGTAATGATCGCTGCGGTTCACTTTCTTGATGCCAGCGCTTCGCCTTTACAGTGGAGTTTGTTAAGCGACATTATTTATAATCTGGAAAAGAAAGCGGGTAAATCCCTTAGCGGCCTGGTCTTTTCTACCAATATTTTTGCCATCAAAATTGGCATTGCTGTTGGAGGCGCGATCATTGGCTGGTTGTTGACATTGGGTGGTTATGTTGGCAATGCACCGGTCCAAACGGATTCAGCCATCCTGGTCGTGCGTCTGCTTTTTACCATTATTCCCGCGGTAATGGTTCTAAGCTTAATGCTGATTCTGAAAAAATACCGCAATACCGATGCTAATAACAATACTGTGGCAATGCCTTCTACAGAAAATGAACAAGTCAGTCATTAA
- a CDS encoding glycoside hydrolase family 43 protein, with product MTVITNPIIPGFNPDPSIIRVGEAYYIATSTFEWFPGVCIYKSYDLKNWKLVSYPLNRKSQLDMLGNPDSGGVYAPCLSHHNGRFYLIFTDVKNVAGRFWDPNNYIVTTENIEGEWSEPHSLHSRGIDPSLFHHSDGTKWLVSMEMSHMDGGRPNFPKWNGIIIQQYDAEEHRLVGECRKIYSGTTLGITEGPHIYEANGWFYLLTAEGGTFYDHGVTLARSRDLFGPYETDPMGQMMTSRYDCRLPLQRVGHADLFENSIGEWFIVHLCGRPLPSKGRSPMGRETAIQRVYWNDEGWLRLANGKTTPEIEVQTNLNERAWDEQPARDDFDLPEIPLHYQSLRIPLNEDMCTLKERKGWLRLRGRESLSSHHYQSLLARRQTDYMFTAQTCVDFNPRSFHQMAGLVCFYDTTNFIYLNISCNDNGERTVNLMVNDLNNFSMLTGDGIKIAREGYVYLKVCVKGDAAWFYYSLDEKTWIPVGDYVEYSKLSDEYFKERMIERFTGAFIGMCCQDFTGEKICADFDYFSCTSLSD from the coding sequence ATGACCGTTATTACTAATCCCATTATCCCCGGGTTTAATCCAGATCCTTCAATTATTAGAGTCGGTGAGGCATATTATATTGCCACCTCAACATTTGAATGGTTCCCTGGTGTTTGTATTTATAAATCCTATGACCTTAAAAACTGGAAGTTGGTCTCATATCCATTGAATCGAAAATCGCAGCTGGATATGCTTGGTAACCCGGATTCCGGTGGTGTGTATGCTCCTTGCCTGAGCCATCATAATGGACGCTTTTATCTAATATTCACCGACGTGAAAAATGTAGCCGGGCGTTTCTGGGATCCAAATAACTATATTGTGACTACGGAAAATATTGAGGGGGAGTGGTCTGAACCTCATTCACTCCACAGCCGCGGAATCGATCCATCTCTCTTCCATCACAGCGACGGTACAAAATGGCTGGTGAGCATGGAGATGAGCCATATGGACGGTGGTAGGCCCAATTTTCCAAAGTGGAATGGAATTATCATTCAGCAGTATGACGCAGAGGAACACCGGCTTGTTGGCGAATGCCGGAAAATATACTCGGGTACGACGTTGGGCATCACAGAAGGGCCGCATATCTACGAAGCTAACGGTTGGTTTTACCTACTGACGGCGGAAGGCGGCACATTCTATGATCACGGTGTTACCCTGGCGCGTTCACGTGATCTTTTTGGGCCATATGAAACTGATCCAATGGGTCAGATGATGACTTCGCGTTACGATTGCCGCCTGCCTCTACAGCGAGTGGGGCACGCGGATCTTTTTGAAAACAGCATCGGTGAATGGTTTATTGTGCATCTTTGTGGAAGACCTCTACCGTCAAAAGGGCGTAGCCCGATGGGGCGGGAAACGGCTATTCAGCGAGTCTACTGGAATGATGAAGGTTGGTTAAGACTGGCGAACGGCAAGACGACGCCGGAAATTGAGGTACAGACAAACCTCAATGAACGCGCATGGGACGAGCAACCTGCAAGGGATGATTTTGATTTACCTGAGATTCCTTTGCATTATCAGTCGTTACGAATTCCGCTGAATGAAGATATGTGTACGCTCAAAGAGAGAAAAGGCTGGCTCAGGTTACGCGGACGCGAGTCGTTGAGTTCACACCATTATCAGAGCTTGTTAGCGAGACGACAGACTGACTATATGTTCACCGCCCAGACCTGCGTCGACTTTAATCCACGCTCATTTCACCAGATGGCGGGCTTAGTTTGTTTTTACGACACCACTAACTTTATCTATTTGAATATATCCTGTAATGACAATGGAGAAAGAACCGTTAATCTGATGGTTAACGACCTCAATAACTTCAGTATGTTAACTGGTGATGGAATTAAAATTGCCCGAGAAGGCTATGTTTATCTTAAGGTTTGCGTAAAAGGCGATGCGGCCTGGTTTTACTATTCGCTGGATGAAAAAACGTGGATCCCGGTGGGGGATTACGTGGAGTACAGCAAGCTCTCCGATGAGTATTTTAAAGAGAGGATGATCGAGCGTTTTACCGGCGCATTTATTGGAATGTGTTGTCAGGATTTTACCGGAGAGAAAATTTGCGCTGATTTTGACTATTTTTCCTGTACCTCGCTTAGCGATTAA
- the btuC gene encoding vitamin B12 ABC transporter permease BtuC: protein MLTFAQIQQRRSRRWLIALTLLLLVTSSVSLCAGDQWIGPAEWFSAKGELFIWQIRLPRTLAVLLVGAALALSGAIMQALFENPLAEPGLLGVSNGAGVGLIAAVLLGKGLLPGWVLGLCAILGALVITFILLRFARRHLSTSRLLLAGVALGIICSALMTWAVYFSTSFDLRQLMYWMMGGFGGVDWQQLWLMLALLPVLGWVCLQSQPLNLLALGEVSARQLGLPLWLWRKVLVVATGWLVGVSVALAGAIGFIGLVIPHILRLCGLSDHRVLLPACMLAGASALLGADIVARLALSAAELPIGVVTATLGAPVFIWLLLKSGRP, encoded by the coding sequence ATGCTGACCTTTGCTCAAATTCAACAGCGCCGCAGTCGGCGTTGGCTTATCGCATTAACCTTGCTGCTGCTGGTGACGTCGTCCGTTAGCCTATGTGCTGGCGATCAATGGATCGGCCCCGCCGAATGGTTCAGCGCCAAAGGTGAGTTGTTTATCTGGCAAATTCGCCTGCCGCGAACCCTTGCCGTCCTGCTGGTAGGGGCTGCGCTGGCGCTTTCGGGAGCAATAATGCAGGCGCTATTTGAAAACCCGCTAGCGGAGCCGGGGCTGCTGGGCGTATCCAACGGGGCAGGGGTTGGCCTGATTGCCGCCGTGCTGCTGGGTAAAGGCTTACTTCCAGGTTGGGTGCTAGGACTATGCGCGATTCTTGGCGCACTAGTCATCACTTTTATTTTGCTGCGCTTCGCCAGGCGGCACTTGTCCACCAGCCGGTTGCTGTTGGCGGGTGTCGCGCTAGGAATCATCTGTAGTGCACTGATGACCTGGGCTGTCTATTTTTCTACCTCTTTCGATCTTCGTCAGTTGATGTACTGGATGATGGGGGGATTTGGCGGCGTTGACTGGCAGCAGTTGTGGCTAATGCTGGCGCTGTTGCCGGTGTTGGGCTGGGTGTGTTTGCAATCGCAGCCGCTCAATCTGCTGGCGCTGGGCGAAGTGTCCGCGCGACAGTTGGGCTTACCGCTGTGGCTATGGCGCAAAGTGTTGGTGGTGGCTACTGGCTGGCTGGTGGGAGTTAGCGTGGCGCTGGCCGGGGCGATTGGTTTTATTGGCCTGGTCATTCCGCACATTCTGCGTTTATGCGGTTTAAGCGATCATCGTGTTTTGCTTCCGGCCTGTATGTTAGCCGGAGCCAGCGCATTACTGGGGGCGGATATTGTCGCACGTCTGGCGCTGTCGGCGGCGGAACTGCCCATCGGCGTGGTCACCGCGACGCTGGGTGCGCCGGTGTTTATCTGGTTATTGTTAAAATCAGGCCGCCCGTAG
- a CDS encoding MetQ/NlpA family ABC transporter substrate-binding protein: MKKMFSTALIAASVALLSACSPDEDNKVKVAINTGPDEAIWKVVEQVAKDKYNLDVEVISFNDYVLPNEALNNKDVDANAFQTLPYLEAQSKERGYKFAIVGKTFVFPIAAYSKKIKNINELPNGATVSISNETTTLGRSLLLLQAQGLIKLKDGVGYLPTALDIIDNPKQLKIVEVDTPQLTRTLDDPNVALSIINTNFSAQAGLSAARDGLFMEGPDSPYVNAIVSREDNKDSKKVQELKEAFQTKEVADKAAEVYKGDAIKGW, translated from the coding sequence ATGAAAAAGATGTTTAGCACGGCGTTAATTGCCGCCTCCGTGGCGCTACTCTCGGCCTGTTCGCCAGATGAAGATAATAAAGTTAAAGTGGCGATTAACACCGGTCCGGATGAGGCTATCTGGAAAGTGGTTGAACAAGTCGCAAAAGACAAATACAACCTTGATGTTGAGGTTATCTCGTTTAATGATTACGTCCTGCCTAACGAAGCCTTAAACAATAAAGATGTCGATGCTAACGCTTTCCAGACGCTGCCTTATCTGGAGGCGCAGTCAAAAGAGCGCGGCTACAAGTTTGCGATTGTCGGTAAAACTTTTGTCTTCCCGATTGCCGCTTACTCAAAGAAAATCAAGAATATCAACGAACTTCCGAACGGCGCAACGGTATCTATTTCGAATGAGACCACCACTCTGGGCCGCAGCCTGCTGCTGCTCCAGGCGCAAGGCTTAATCAAGCTGAAAGACGGTGTCGGTTACCTGCCAACGGCTCTGGATATTATCGATAATCCAAAACAGCTGAAAATTGTCGAGGTTGATACGCCGCAACTAACCCGTACGCTGGACGACCCGAACGTTGCGCTGTCGATTATTAATACTAACTTCTCTGCGCAGGCTGGTTTATCCGCCGCCCGCGATGGTTTGTTTATGGAAGGCCCGGACTCTCCGTACGTCAACGCCATTGTTTCGCGCGAAGATAATAAAGACAGCAAAAAGGTTCAGGAGCTGAAAGAAGCCTTCCAGACCAAAGAAGTCGCAGATAAGGCAGCGGAAGTCTACAAGGGCGATGCCATTAAAGGCTGGTAA